From one Drosophila subpulchrella strain 33 F10 #4 breed RU33 chromosome 3L, RU_Dsub_v1.1 Primary Assembly, whole genome shotgun sequence genomic stretch:
- the LOC119553915 gene encoding uncharacterized protein LOC119553915: MITGPEARQTHRLLDLKKQQWAKEREEIARMDEMYHHQHTSHHKIERTSIRTYYSNLDLSQTSTSNQTSSHSRRAPGPDMQLILRQQPEYRQGNQAYMNQLERYIDDLDVDADADFEDEDESMYRRTRRGSYAPGMTSRQMQNPARYAELVPTSLQTAKGRMQNSRQEAQQHLKLQHQQLLLQQQQQHLQQQQQRLRSPSLPAIRQRVRHQEKSGKPTDIDPGNGAQAHRLNNPPGGAGNPGGAAGGGGGGVQGPPGCQEEDTSGYLSDTPKNPHTPDIWFNDGASQIESISGMGSASVLDGGSVGAVGGGVAGCRRLRRSIMAGSTAAPIPAPIPIPLPHHQPPPGNPLSKVYAIKGRRVPGQGYEPLAADGYMADGYCYMPAPPSSSNMSMSRDVSTSNTYQVQIGNPEQSDFYVHEQHERERARWANFNGAVGHQAAQQPPGWLSRGMHDLKDSEDDVQSMQSSSTYLRGQNAPLDAQTLAERMDKRRKAAEYHNAIKKQLHERELIRKWELERHRQEEQIEEERIRRQKQLEQERLEFERRTLLEREEAQQKKQQVMLDAIQKAEVAAKLEKQKKRMVRQPSKMSQETEEDESELLRVQSVEEDEDEVETGAEEPSAQEEEQSHTPRGPPPVITEEKVLIGTPINLRRTITKPIKQPKDPKKEEPTQNKRQTSFLGEDKENMALLMQPATLIPLPVTSDIFGLQNAIGNLQIATYFMQQPMQKPPPQTPCSYSKATMTHRTDTSIYTEDGYQAEKEEEDPLETARSGRTDLVTASGCFSPDSLEVDVAPVSVPEQDKLALIPLKTPLQMGHLNGSDDTDELHHELGHQADVETQTELPLNCDLCLFHDNFYKVLLKREVSTTTTTQTSKSQTQPAKESTAEKDHETTTTTTTTTTTTFKAKSKDKDKDKNLKKHQNKDKDANKMDDRPKWGVNRPVVQYVKASDRDPFCLRKKKNHPSTAKPPRSLSMDSRLDSVAALPEDRLINLAGGPPSAAGEQEEEGFLLKARNVCTEILPIKTDDKGRIFLNFREASAIMNEDEIKDKLRQKYFNFGRILPRRSWASATQHALPFSAVTTAPPQATVGVGDLADD, encoded by the exons ATGATTACGGGACCGGAGGCCAGGCAAACGCACAGGTTGTTGGACTTGAAGAAGCAGCAATGGGCCAAGGAGAGAG AGGAAATAGCCCGCATGGATGAGATGTACCATCACCAGCACACCTCGCACCACAAAATCGAACGCACCTCCATCCGCACCTACTACTCCAACTTGGATCTCAGCCAGACCTCGACCTCCAATCAAACTTCTAGTCATTCGAGACGAGCTCCAGGTCCGGATATGCAACTGATCCTTCGCCAGCAGCCGGAGTATCGGCAGGGCAATCAGGCCTATATGAACCAGTTGGAGCGGTACATCGACGATCTGGATGTGGATGCCGATGCGGATTTCGAGGACGAGGATGAGTCCATGTATCGCAGGACCAGGAGAGGTAGCTATGCCCCCGGAATGACCTCTAGGCAGATGCAGAATCCTGCTCGCTATGCGGAACTGGTGCCCACATCCCTGCAAACGGCCAAGGGAAGGATGCAGAATTCGCGACAGGAGGCGCAGCAACATTTGAAGCTGCAACATCAGCAACTTTTgctgcagcaacagcagcaacatttgcagcagcaacagcaacgcCTGAGGAGTCCCAGTTTGCCAGCCATAAGACAGAGGGTGAGACACCAGGAAAAGTCGGGGAAACCAACTGACATTGATCCCGGCAACGGGGCACAGGCACATCGATTAAACAATCCCCCGGGAGGCGCTGGCAACCCAGGGGGAGCAGCGGGCGGAGGCGGAGGTGGAGTCCAGGGACCTCCTGGTTGCCAGGAGGAGGACACTTCCGGCTATCTAAGCGATACGCCCAAAAATCCCCACACCCCGGACATTTGGTTCAACGACGGTGCGAGCCAAATCGAGAGCATTAGTGGAATGGGCAGTGCCAGTGTCCTGGATGGCGGAAGTGTGGGCGCTGTgggagggggcgtggctgggTGCCGACGCCTCCGACGATCGATAATGGCGGGCTCTACAGCTGCACCGATTCCTGCACCCATTCCCATCCCCCTGCCCCACCATCAGCCGCCCCCGGGAAATCCGCTGAGCAAGGTGTACGCCATCAAGGGACGACGTGTGCCAGGGCAGGGATACGAACCTCTGGCTGCCGATGGATACATGGCCGATGG ATACTGCTACATGCCTGCCCCGCCCAGCTCCTCGAACATGAGCATGAGTCGCGACGTCTCCACCTCGAACACCTACCAGGTGCAGATTGGGAATCCGGAGCAGAGTGACTTCTATGTCCACGAGCAGCACGAAAGGGAGCGGGCTCGCTGGGCCAACTTCAATGGGGCAGTGGGCCATCAGGCCGCCCAGCAGCCGCCAGGATGGCTTAGCCGGGGGATGCACGACCTCAAGGACAGCGAGGACGACGTCCAGTCCATGCAGTCATCCTCCACCTATCTAAGAGGTCAGAATGCCCCACTGGATGCCCAAACTCTGGCCGAGAGAATGGACAAGAGGCGCAAGGCAGCCGAGTATCACAATGCCATCAAGAAGCAGCTTCACGAGCGGGAATTAATCCGGAAATGGGAGCTGGAACGCCATCGGCAGGAGGAGCAGATCGAGGAGGAGCGCATTCGGAGACagaagcaattggagcaggaACGTCTGGAGTTCGAGAGGAGAACTCTTCTGGAACGAGAAGAGGCTCAGCAGAAGAAGCAGCAGGTAATGCTGGATGCCATTCAGAAAGCTGAGGTTGCGGCCAAATTGGAGAAGCAAAAGAAGCGAATGGTTCGCCAGCCATCCAAAATGTCCCAGGAAACAGAAGAGGATGAGTCCGAGCTTCTAAGAGTTCAATCCGTGGAGGAGGATGAAGACGAGGTGGAAACTGGGGCCGAAGAACCTTCAGCCCAAGAAGAAGAACAATCGCATACACCGAGGGGTCCCCCACCAGTTATCACAGAAGAAAAGGTCCTGATAGGCACACCCATCAACCTTCGAAGGACCATAACGAAACCCATTAAACAACCCAAGGATCCCAAGAAAGAGGAACCCACTCAGAATAAAAGACAAACCTCCTTCCTGGGTGAGGACAAGGAGAACATGGCTTTGCTGATGCAACCAGCTACCCTCATACCATTGCCCGTTACCAGCGATATTTTTGGACTACAAAATGCTATTGGTAACCTCCAGATAGCCACTTACTTTATGCAGCAGCCCATGCAGAAACCACCACCACAGACCCCGTGTTCTTATTCCAAGGCCACGATGACCCATCGCACAGACACCTCGATTTACACAGAGGATGGCTACCAGGCGGaaaaggaggaggaggatccACTGGAGACTGCGAGATCTGGGAGAACGGATTTGGTCACCGCCAGTGGCTGTTTCTCCCCGGACTCCTTGGAGGTGGATGTGGCTCCAGTTTCGGTGCCCGAGCAAGATAAACTAGCATTGATACCCCTCAAGACGCCTCTACAGATGGGGCATTTAAACGGTTCCGACGACACCGATGAACTCCATCACGAACTGGGTCATCAGGCGGATGTGGAAACCCAAACGGAGTTGCCCCTGAACTGCGATCTCTGTTTGTTCCACGACAACTTCTACAAGGTGCTGCTCAAGAGGGAGGTttccaccaccaccacaaccCAGACATCAAAGTCCCAGACCCAACCCGCTAAGGAATCCACTGCTGAAAAAGATCATGAGACCACAACGACTACAACCACAACCACAACGACCACTTTTAAGGCCAAGAGCAAGGATAAGGACAAGGACAAGAATCTGAAAAAGCACCAGAACAAGGATAAGGACGCCAACAAGATGGACGATCGACCCAAGTGGGGTGTCAATCGACCGGTGGTTCAATATGTCAAGGCCAGTGATCGCGATCCATTCTGCCTGAGGAAGAAGAAAAACCACCCGAGCACTGCCAAACCACCAAGATCCCTGTCGATGGACTCTCGATTGGATAGTGTGGCGGCTCTGCCCGAAGATCGGTTGATTAACTTAGCCGGAGGACCCCCATCTGCAGCGGGTGAACAGGAAGAGGAGGGTTTCCTTCTGAAGGCCCGGAACGTCTGCACCGAGATTCTACCCATTAAAACCGATGATAAGGGTCGCATTTTCCTAAACTTTCGCGAGGCCAGTGCCATTATGAACGAGGATGAGATCAAGGACAAGCTAAGGCAGAAGTACTTCAACTTCGGCCGGATCCTTCCGCGCAGAAGTTGGGCCTCGGCCACCCAGCACGCCCTGCCCTTCAGTGCGGTCACCACGGCTCCACCACAGGCCACCGTGGGAGTGGGTGACTTGGCGGATGACTGA